The following proteins come from a genomic window of Ictalurus furcatus strain D&B chromosome 26, Billie_1.0, whole genome shotgun sequence:
- the mrpl16 gene encoding 39S ribosomal protein L16, mitochondrial, with product MMFSVFRSVFSGVTCRRLEAQAVLQQHALKVLSAGLKTYDVPPDYSDVVLPERPKLKFFNKVPNLKKAKKEMKKLRDIQGPAKSANTFRWGQYGILAMGGGYLHWGHMEMMRLTINRRMDSRTTFARWRINAPYKPITRKGLGQRMGGGKGAIDHYVTPVKCGRLIVEVGGHLELGEVESVLKEVAKKLPFPAKVVSRESLTVMQQEQAEREANNQNPWTFERIARSNMLGIRKVLSPFDLHNHGRYTGKFFNPDRV from the exons ATGATGTTTTCGGTGTTTAGGAGTGTGTTTTCAGGGGTGACGTGCAGGAGGCTGGAAGCGCAAG CTGTCctgcagcagcatgccttgaAAGTGCTCTCAGCTGGGTTGAAGACGTATGATGTTCCCCCAGACTACAGCG ATGTGGTTTTACCAGAGAGGCCCAAACTCAAGTTCTTCAATAAGGTCCCTAATTTAAAAAAGGCCAAGAAGGAGATGAAGAAGCTGCGGGACATCCAGGGTCCAGCTAAATCCGCCAACACGTTCAGATGGGGACAGTATGGCATTCTG GCCATGGGTGGAGGATATCTGCACTGGGGTCATATGGAGATGATGAGGCTCACTATTAATCGGCGTATGGACTCGCGTACCACCTTTGCTCGTTGGCGGATTAACGCTCCTTACAAGCCGATTACTCGTAAAGGCCTGGGCCAGCGCATGGGAGGAGGAAAAGGTGCCATCGACCACTATGTCACGCCGGTGAAGTGCGGCCGCTTGATCGTAGAGGTCGGAGGTCATCTTGAACTCGGGGAGGTGGAATCTGTGCTTAAAGAAGTGGCAAAGAAGCTGCCCTTCCCAGCCAAG GTGGTGAGCAGAGAGAGTCTGACTGTCATGCAGCAGGAACAAGCCGAGAGGGAGGCCAACAACCAGAACCCATGGACCTTTGAGAGAATAGCCAGGTCCAATATGCTGGGCATCCGCAAAGTCCTCAGCCCGTTTGATCTTCACAATCATGGCCGCTACACCGGAAAGTTCTTCAATCCAGACAGAGTCTGA
- the si:ch73-41e3.7 gene encoding cotranscriptional regulator FAM172A, whose product MLFGQHTAQVIKMECSEVSNETPSDFPYSFTEDGRLCHIDTLKPYKFSFQLKDVQATMREHTSLCCYISQHVYSLLEKKYNLIKVYLDKGSQSDFHPPGFVYMSPGALEHHGMLIVLIQDKGTIRCGVWSWRAVANEGLERGSQIPYVRWALGESCAVLLMNPNEGVMAPEEHVQQVWDQLLLNSTAEQITVVAHGYGGLAFVQLLCCRLEEIQQRKCAVAFIDSSHSLWHQPLGTSGRDWIKVHSSSWVLSSEPKNRLVGYLKAGCRMMSAGTQCHETAPATCMDSVFRFIAKLMKPAVVPTPFCIVTRSRSLGVRKLSGITDRNNNAS is encoded by the coding sequence ATGCTATTTGGTCAACATACTGCTCAGGTTATAAAGATGGAGTGTTCTGAAGTAAGCAATGAGACTCCATCAGACTTCCCATATTCCTTCACTGAGGATGGACGTCTCTGCCATATAGACACACTGAAACCATACAAGTTCTCGTTCCAGCTCAAGGACGTCCAAGCGACTATGAGGGAACACACATCTCTTTGCTGCTACATCTCCCAGCATGTTTACAGCCTCCTTGAAAAAAAGTATAACCTGATCAAGGTGTACCTGGACAAAGGGAGCCAATCTGATTTCCATCCTCCTGGTTTTGTCTACATGAGCCCAGGGGCTTTGGAACATCATGGTATGTTGATAGTCCTGATCCAGGATAAAGGCACTATAAGGTGTGGTGTGTGGAGTTGGAGAGCTGTAGCCAATGAAGGCCTAGAGAGAGGAAGTCAGATCCCATATGTGCGCTGGGCTTTGGGGGAGTCCTGTGCTGTTTTGTTGATGAACCCAAACGAAGGAGTAATGGCACCAGAGGAGCATGTGCAACAAGTGTGGGATCAGTTGCTGCTGAACAGCACTGCAGAGCAAATCACAGTGGTGGCACATGGTTACGGAGGCTTAGCTTTTGTTCAACTCCTGTGCTGTCGGTTGGAAGAGATCCAACAGCGGAAGTGTGCTGTGGCCTTCATCGATTCTTCGCACAGCCTGTGGCATCAGCCACTTGGAACTTCAGGACGTGACTGGATAAAGGTACATTCCAGTTCATGGGTACTGAGCAGCGAGCCAAAGAATCGGCTGGTGGGGTATCTCAAGGCAGGGTGCAGGATGATGTCAGCAGGGACACAGTGCCACGAGACGGCACCTGCTACATGTATGGATTCAGTATTTCGTTTCATTGCCAAACTGATGAAGCCCGCAGTCGTGCCAACGCCGTTCTGCATTGTCACTAGAAGCAGGAGCCTCGGAGTGAGAAAGCTGAGTGGCATAACCGACCGAAACAATAATGCATCCTGA
- the LOC128602392 gene encoding cotranscriptional regulator FAM172A homolog, producing LIKVYLDKGSQSDFHPPGFVYMSPGALEHHGMLIVLIQDKGTIRCGVWSWRAVANEGLERGSQIPYVRWALGESCAVLLMNPNEGAMAPEEHVQQVWDQLLLNSTAEQITVVAHGYGGLAFVQLLNRLVGYLKVGCRMMSAGTQCHETAPATCMDSVFRFIAKLMKPAVMPTPFCIVTRSRSLGVRKLSGITDRNNNAS from the coding sequence ttgatcaAGGTGTACCTGGACAAAGGGAGCCAATCTGATTTCCATCCTCCTGGTTTTGTCTACATGAGCCCAGGGGCTTTGGAACATCATGGTATGTTGATAGTCCTGATCCAGGATAAAGGCACTATAAGGTGTGGTGTGTGGAGTTGGAGAGCTGTAGCCAATGAAGGCCTAGAGAGAGGAAGTCAGATCCCATATGTGCGCTGGGCTTTGGGGGAGTCCTGTGCTGTTTTGTTGATGAACCCAAACGAAGGAGCAATGGCACCAGAGGAGCATGTGCAACAAGTGTGGGATCAGTTGCTGCTGAACAGCACTGCAGAGCAAATCACAGTGGTGGCACATGGTTACGGAGGCTTAGCTTTTGTTCAACTCCTGAATCGGCTGGTGGGGTATCTCAAGGTAGGGTGCAGGATGATGTCAGCAGGGACACAGTGCCACGAGACGGCACCTGCTACATGTATGGATTCAGTATTTCGTTTCATTGCCAAACTGATGAAGCCCGCAGTCATGCCAACGCCGTTCTGCATTGTCACTAGAAGCAGGAGCCTCGGAGTGAGAAAGCTGAGTGGCATAACCGACCGAAACAATAATGCATCCTGA
- the txnl4b gene encoding thioredoxin-like protein 4B yields the protein MSLFLPKLSCKKHVDEVIKTVAEKVLVLRFGRDEDSACMQLDEILSKTSHDLSNMTSIYLVDVDKVPVYTRYFDISYIPSTVFFFNGQHMKVDYGSPDHTKFVGCFKTKQDFIDLIEVIYRGAMRGKLIVRSPIDPRNIPKYDLLYHGI from the exons ATGAGCTTGTTTCTGCCTAAATTGTCGTGTAAAAAGCATGTAGATGAAGTCATTAAAACAGTCGCGGAGAAAGTGCTGGTGTTGCGCTTCGGACGAGATGAAGACTCTGCCTGCATGCAGTTGGACGAGATT CTGTCAAAAACGTCCCACGACCTGAGTAACATGACCTCTATCTATCTTGTGGATGTGGATAAAGTGCCAGTTTATACCCGGTACTTTGACATCAGTTATATTCCTTCAACTGTCTTCTTCTTCAATGGGCAGCACATGAAGGTTGATTATGG GTCTCCAGATCATACCAAGTTTGTCGGATGCTTTAAAACCAAGCAAGACTTCATTGATCTCATCGAGGTGATCTATCGTGGTGCCATGAGAGGAAAATTGATTGTGCGAAGTCCTATCGATCCACGAAATATTCCTAAATATGATCTGCTGTACCATGGGATTTAG